Proteins encoded together in one Lathyrus oleraceus cultivar Zhongwan6 chromosome 5, CAAS_Psat_ZW6_1.0, whole genome shotgun sequence window:
- the LOC127079974 gene encoding uncharacterized protein LOC127079974 encodes MESEFMALASTSQEVEWLRYLLLEVTLVKDNVSKVLIHYDRQSTLARGFNEVYNGKSRHIGLRHSFVRKLIKAGIISLTYIRTSYNLTDPFTKPLARGLVKTTSRGMGLKLLE; translated from the coding sequence ATGGAATCAGAGTTCATGGCTCTTGCTTCTACTAGCCAAGAAGTGGAATGGTTGAGATACCTTTTATTGGAAGTTACATTGGTGAAAGACAATGTTTCAAAGGTTTTGATACATTACGATCGCCAATCCACTTTAGCTAGAGGATTCAACGAAGTGtataatggaaagtctagacacaTAGGACTTAGACACTCCTTCGTGAGAAAATTGATTAAGGCTGGAATCATTTCACTCACCTATATCCGAACGAGCTATAATTTGACTGATCCATTTACTAAGCCATTAGCCAGAGGATTAGTAAAGACAACCTCGAGAGGTATGGGGTTAAAACTCCTTGAATAA